A window from Citrus sinensis cultivar Valencia sweet orange chromosome 3, DVS_A1.0, whole genome shotgun sequence encodes these proteins:
- the LOC102612288 gene encoding E3 ubiquitin-protein ligase BRE1-like 1: MGSTGEPDRKRRHFSSISPTAATAKKNPFFPSSEEKKIDTAVLQFQNQKLVQKLETQKVEYSALENKFAQLKERQQPYDSTLKVVNKSWEELITDLESCSMRARESSNGQESRCLSIIEDVTPHPSHDAFLSRLMETGATESSSADNCPNQMEEDRETGIPRTKNIVSNILAAVDNLWHLKDGLYAAVLKDLQDGGSKQKASSNLQSEVKNLRLALMDLHLKHKSLTRELQSRQDIDAKDKAKLNRLKGELESAVKELEECNCKLAALRAERDVTKGAFFPVLNLGNKHVAGDRVRDEQRDLRDMESVHKELMDQASHQLLELKGLHDGRIKVLQQLYNLQNTLKSVKCLSSSKAFLSVKNQLEKSKSEVFKYQALFEKLQVEKDNLAWRETELNMKIDLVDVFRRSSAVTDSKIADLGIEIQKQIDEKNRIEMRLEEASREPGRKEIIAEFRALVSSFPEDMSAMQRQLSKYKEAALDIHILRADVLSLTNVLERKVKECETLLASSADQVAEIHKLQAMVQDLTDSNLELKLILDMYRRESTDSRDVLAARDLEYKAWAHVHSLKSSLDEQSLELRVKTAIEAEAISQQRLAAAEAEIADMRQKLEAFKRDMVSLSDALKSKNEEIEAYLSEIETIGQSYDDMQTQNQQLLQQITERDDYNIKLVLEGVRARQLQDALLMDKHMMESEIQQANASLNFFDMKAARIENQLRFCLDQAQRLAEDRSQNSANLENTQKRLSDVRKSSVQVRGSLEESQSKVYKSRLTLMELQIELVKERFAKKRLEEDLEMGRRKVLRLQAQTEGSSIIEELQQELREYREILKCSICLERPKEVVITKCYHLFCNPCVQKVTESRHRKCPGCAASFSPNDVKPVYI, translated from the exons ATTGATACTGCTGTTCTTCagtttcaaaatcaaaagctTGTACAGAAATTAGAGACTCAGAAGGTTGAGTATTCTGCTCTTGAGAATAAGTTCGCTCAACTAAAGGAGAGGCAACAACCATATGATTCCACATTAAAGGTGGTGAATAAGTCTTGGGAGGAG CTGATCACTGATCTGGAATCATGTTCCATGCGAGCAAGAGAGTCAAGCAATGGACAAGAATCTAGATGCTTATCAATCATAGAGG ACGTGACTCCTCATCCTTCCCATGATGCTTTTCTTAGTCGGCTCATGGAAACAGGTGCAACTGAAAGTTCCTCCGCTGATAATTGCCCGAATCAGATGGAAGAAGACAGAGAAACTGGTATTCCAAGGACTAAGAACATTGTAAGTAATATATTAGCTGCAGTTGACAACCTATGGCATCTGAAGGATGGATTATATGCTGCAGTTTTGAAAGACCTTCAGGATGGTG GCAGCAAGCAAAAGGCATCAAGCAACTTACAGTCAGAGgttaaaaatttgagattagCACTAATGGATCTTCATTTGAAGCACAAATCATTAACAAGGGAATTGCAGAGCCGGCAAGATATTGATGCAAAAGATAAAGCGAAGCTCAATCGTTTAAAAG GGGAGCTAGAGAGTGCGGTTAAAGAATTAGAGGAATGTAATTGTAAACTGGCAGCTCTTAGAGCAGAAAGAGATGTGACAAAAGGGGCATTTTTTCCAGTTTTAAACCTGGGAAATAAACATGTTGCTGGTGATAGGGTCAGAGACGAGCAAAGAGATCTGCGAGACATGGAGTCTGTTCATAAAGAGCTAATG GACCAAGCTTCGCATCAATTGTTGGAACTGAAAGGTCTTCATGATGGGAGAATAAAAGTACTACAGCAGTTATATAATTTACAG AACACATTGAAGAGCGTGAAGTGTCTTTCCTCTTCCAAAGCTTTTCTCTCAGTGAAAAATCAActagaaaaatcaaaatcagaagTTTTCAAGTACCAGGCACTATTTGAGAAACTACAG GTTGAAAAGGATAACCTTGCCTGGAGGGAAACAGAATTGAATatgaaaattgatttggtCGATGTTTTCCGAAGATCTTCAGCAGTTACAGATTCTAAAATTGCTGATCTAGGGATAGAGATACAGAAacaaattgatgaaaaaaataggATTGAAATGAGGCTGGAAGAGGCATCAAGAGAACCAG GAAGGAAGGAAATCATTGCAGAATTTAGAGCCTTGGTTTCATCATTTCCTGAGGATATGAGTGCTATGCAAAGACAATTAAGTAAGTACAAAGAGGCTGCTCTGGATATACATATTCTACGGGCTGATGTGCTTTCTCTTACCAATGTTCTTGAGCGGAAG GTAAAAGAGTGTGAAACTTTACTTGCAAGTTCAGCTGACCAGGTTGCTGAGATACATAAGTTGCAAGCAATG GTTCAAGATTTGACTGATAGTAATTTGGAGCTGAAGCTGATTTTGGATATGTATAGACGTGAATCCACTGATTCAAG GGACGTCTTGGCAGCTAGAGATTTGGAATACAAGGCATGGGCTCACGTTCATAGTTTAAAATCCTCTCTTGATGAGCAAAGCTTGGAATTACGAGTGAAGACAGCCATTGAGGCTGAGGCCATATCCCAGCAAAGGCTAGCAGCTGCAGAAGCTGAAATTGCTGACATGAGGCAGAAGTTGGAAGCTTTTAAAAG GGATATGGTTAGCCTTTCTGATGCCTTGAAgtcaaaaaatgaagaaattgaagcttaCTTGTCGGAGATAGAG ACAATCGGTCAGTCATATGATGACATGCAAACACAGAACCAACAACTATTGCAGCAAATTACAGAAAGAGATGACTATAACATTAAG CTTGTTCTAGAGGGTGTGAGGGCAAGGCAGCTGCAGGATGCTCTACTCATGGACAAACATATGATGGAAAGTGAGATTCAGCAAGCCAATGCatctcttaatttctttgacATGAAAGCTGCAAGAATCGAAAACCAG TTGAGATTTTGCTTAGACCAGGCGCAGAGACTCGCAGAAGATAGATCTCAAAATTCAGCTAATTTGGAGAATACACAGAAGAGATTGTCAGATGTGAGAAAATCATCTGTTCAAGTTAGGGGGTCACTTGAAGAATCACAATCTAAGGTGTATAAAAGTCGACTGACTCTTATGGAGCTGCAGATAGAGTTAGTCAAAGAGAG ATTTGCAAAGAAAAGATTAGAAGAGGACTTGGAAATGGGAAGGAGAAAGGTTTTGCGTCTTCAAGCCCAGACAGAGGGGTCATCAATTATTGAGGAGCTCCAACAGGAACTTAGAGAGTACAGGGAAATACTCAAGTGCAGTATCTGCCTTGAGAGGCCAAAAGAG GTTGTCATTACAAAATGCTACCACTTGTTTTGCAACCCCTGTGTACAAAAAGTTACTGAAAGTCGTCATCGTAAGTGTCCGGGGTGTGCTGCAAGTTTCAGCCCTAATGACGTGAAACCTGTTTACATTTGA